GCATCTTTTGAACCTTTGAGTTTCCTGATAAAAGCCCCGGGGGCTTTTCTGTGTCTGGGTGTTATTCTCGCAATTATGAACGCCATCAGCGAAAAGTAAGAGAGTGAGCGGGCCATGAACGAGTATTTGTTGATTGTTATCAGTGCCGTTCTTGTAAAAAACATCCTTTTGATACGTTATCTCGGTAACTGTCCTTTTCTGGGCGTGTCCAACCGAATGGACACGGCTACCGGCATGGCTATGGCCGTCGTCTTCGTCATGACGCTGGCCAATCTCATAACCTGGTGTGTTCACAGATACATTCTCGTTCCCTTTGGTCTTGAATACCTTCGCACCATTGCCTTCATATTGGTAATCGCATCGCTGGTTCAACTTGTGGAAATGTTCTTGCAAAAGTCAGTGCCTGTTCTCTACAGAATGCTGGGGATTTTCCTGCCTTTGATTACAACAAATTGCGCCGTGCTTGGTGCGGCTGTTATAGCCATTAACGAGGAGTATAACCTTGCCCAGGGTGTTGTCTTCGGCATTGCCTCTGCCGTTGGTTTCGGTCTGGCACTGATATTGATGACTGGGCTTCGTGAAAGGTATGCTCTTCAGCCCGTACCCCGGCATTTCAGGGGTACTTCATCGGGCTTAATTACTGCAAGTTTGCTTGCTCTGGCCTTTTTTGGCTTTTTTGGAATGGTTGAATAGAAGTTTGACCTTTTTTCATACTTGCGTTATTTACGGAGTTGAAAGAGCGTAGCTAAGGCTTCGGCATCCCGGAACACGGTGAAAATCCGTGGCGGACCCGCCGCTGTGATCGGGGACGGGAGGTCACCCCAGGGATTCGGGAGTTAGCTTTCCGGATCCGGCCACTGTTCTGCTCAAGCAGAATGGGAAGGCTGTGGCCATCCCGGATGATCCGAGAGCCAGAAGACCTGTCGAAGCCGTTAGCGGGCAATCCTGATGGCAAAGGGATCCCGGATCGATCACGCTGTAGGTGTGTGGTTGATCCGGGTTTTTCTTTTAAACCAAAACCGTAACGGGAGGTACTGACATGAAGGCAAAGGTCATCAGTTACCGTCGTCGCTGCCGTTCTGCTGCCGGAACCGGGCTTTCCCACTACATTTTGTTGACTCCCAAAAAGTAACCTAGCTACCGACCACTAATCGGGAATCACGGCAGGCCGTGGCCTGCCGTGACGAATTAGAAACTCGGGGAGGAAAGTTACCACTATGACAATCCCGCTTTACGCAAACACCGGTTATGGACCACACTTCAGCGTAATCGACATCGGCCTCAAGGACAAGGTCGCCGTAATTGACCCCGACACAGGCTTCTGGGCCCTGAGTGAATCAAGTTCGTTGGGTGATATACTGGCCGGCGACTTTGCAGAAAAATACATGGACCAACGGCAAAGTTTCGCCGAGGAAATGGATAATTTCCGATTTAACCTTACTCCCTCGGCCGTGTACTTCAACCCCACGGAAAAATGCAACTTTAACTGCACTTATTGCTATATTCCGGAGGAAATTCGGCGTAACGGCGTAACAATGACCTCCGAAGAAGTTTCCAGGGCCCTCAATGTCCTGAAGGAATATTTCGGTAAAACTCTGCCCCCGAAGGTTAAACCTCAAGTTATCTTCCACGGAAGCGAACCGATGATCGCCCGTGACGCCGTTTTCCGGGCAATTGAGGATTTTCGTGATGATTTCCTGTTCGGCATACAGACAAACGGCATTCTTCTGGATCGCGAAGCAGTGGAGTTCCTGACATCACGGAACACCGGAATCGGGCTGTCTCTAGATGCCCCCGTTGAAGAGGTTGCCAACACAACCCGGAAGAACTGGAGCGGTCAGGGGGGATTCCGAAAAATCCTCGAAGTGCTGGAGATGCTTCGAGAATATCCGGCCTACAATGTCATTACCACGGTCACCCGAGAAAATGTCCATCTTCTACCGCAGATGGTTGACTTCTTTGCAGATCTGGGCGTTCAAATGGTGATGTTTAACCCCGTAAGATGCACTCAACGGGGAGGCAGAGAACTTAAACCCGAGGACTCCATTATGGCAGAATACTTCTGCCGTGCCCTAGACCAGACGAGAACCGTAAGAGACCGCAAGGGATTCAAAATTGTGGTGGTTAATTTTGCCAACGTCCTGGCCGGGATTCTCGGCCCCACGACAAGAAGGCTCATGTGCGACATATCGCCATGTGGCGGAGGCAGGTGCTTTTTTGCGGTTTCGGCCCGGGGAGATCTCTTTCCCTGCAGTGAATTCGTGGGATTTCCCGAATTCCGTGGAGGAAACCTTTTAAAAGACCCTGTTGAAAATGCCCTTAAATCCGAACCTTTCCTCAAGGTTACGAATCGCAAGGTGGAAGACATAGCCCCCTGTTTCAGGTGCGCCATAAAACACTTCTGCGGCGCTCCTTGCCCTGCCGAAGTGTACTCTCTTCACGGAAAACTCAATGCTCCGGCCCCCTATTGCAAATTTTACGAGGAGCAGGTTCGATACGCTTTCAGGGTAATAGCGTCCGGAGAAGAAAAAGAATTCCTTTGGGACGGCTGGGAGGAAGAAACGGAGGAAACCTTTTCTCAGATCCTGCCTTAGGTCTATAAGGGGTCCGATTTAGGTCGGACCCTTTCATTTCTTGTTTTTCAGGTACCTGAGAAATTCTTCAACATCGTCCGGCGTATCTATAGAAATTGTATCCCGTGAAGACGGAAGAATTTTAACGGAATAGCCCCGTTCAAGGGCTCTGAGCTGTTCCAGGCGCTCAAGTTGTTCCAGCTTACCCGGTGGCAACTTCACAAAAGTTTTCAAAAAGCCGTAACGATAACCATAAAACCCCAGATGCTTCCACCAGACCAGATTATCAGACGTGTCGTCTCTGACGTGTGGTATCGGAGCACGGGAAAAGTAAAGAGCTCGCATTTCGTTATCAAAAACAACCTTGACGGTGTTGGGATTCAGGAATTCTTCTTTTGATTTTGATCGATAGGCCAGCGTAATAATGGAGAATTCCGGATACTCCACACAAGCCGTTATCAAATCGTCCACAATCTGCCCGTCAACCGTGGGTTCATCACCCTGTACGTTAATAATGACGTCCTCGTCGCGGCAACCGTACTTCTCGGCCGCTTCGGCTATTCTATCGGTCCCGGACAAGTGTTCGGAACTGGTCAGCACGACAGATGCACCGAAGCTTTCGGCTTCCTCACGAATCCTTTCATCATCCGTGGCTATTATCACATTATCGGCTTTCAGGCTCCGGGAGCATCCCTCGTAAACCCACCTTAATAAGGACTTCCCCGCCAACTTCAAAAGAGGCTTTCCGGGAAGCCTTGTCGAAGAGTACCTTGCCGGTATAAAGACATAAGTTGCCATGAAAACCTCTTAATGTGGAGGAACCTCGATGTCCGAAAAAGCCCAGCTAGATATTACGGATCCTTCCGATCAAAGACAAGCCCTGGAACTGGCCTCCAACTATGCGAAAACCCTCCTTCAGAGATTTCCGGAATACTCTGAATGGTTATGGGATCAGAAATCGATAAGAAGAAGCTTTTCGCTTTTGGATGTTCACAGGGATTTTCAGAAAGAAATCGGTGAAGCTCCTTCTCTGGCCGAGGTAGCCAGAGCTATGAGGCGGGTGAAGCAAAGACATTTCCTGAGACTCGCCCTGAGGGACCTAATCGGTTTGGACGACCTCCAGAGTTCAACGGGTCAGCTATCGGATTTCGCCTGCGCTGCATTTCAAACGGCTTACCAATTTCTCGAAAAATTTCCCCATCTTTGGAACGGGGTTTTGCTTATTGATGAAATAAAATCAGGAAATCTATCCCTTGCGGTAATCGGACTCGGCAAGCTGGGAGCCCACGAACTGAATTTTGTTTCAGATGTGGATATTATGTTCATATACGAGATGGATCCGACCTCATCCAACCGCCTGCTTCACGAAGTCGTCTCAACTCTAACCCGTTTATGCCATGCCTTAGTTCATCTGGTGGACGACATCGTGGAGGGTGATCGGCTGTTCAAAGTAGATCTGCGCTTAAGACCCGGCGGAAAAGACTCGGAACTGGTCGTCCCTCTGCCCTTTGCATTACACCATTACCTTGTGGAAGGTCAGAGCTGGGAAAGATTTGCTCTTATCAAGGCCTCCCCCCTTGCCGGTAACATAAGTCTGGGTAATTACCTGATAAGGGAAGTTCAGCCCTTCATATACCGTCGTTTTCTCGACTTTCAGGCGCTGGACGAGATACGGCGGATGCGAGACAGGATTCTTTCCGAAACACCTCCCACAAAACCCGGGCCGGGTTACGACGTTAAACTCGGCATTGGTGGCATAAGGGAAATAGAATTCATAGTGCAGGCTCTTCAGATCATATACGGGGGGAGAAAACCGGACCTTCGTGAGGCTTCAACCTTAAAGGCCCTTAAGAAACTTGCAAAGGAAGAAATCCTTCCGGAAGATGTGGCTATGAAGCTGAGCGAGGCCTACGAGTTTCTGAGGAGGACGGAACACTGGATTCAGCTTGCGAACAACGTTCAGAGCCACAAGATCCCCAGGTCCGCAACGGCAATGGAAAAGCTGGTTCGTGCCGTTATGAGGGTTCACCCTTCCGAGGAGGTCGGACCCTACATTGAGCAGTTTATAAAACATCTTCACAACCAGACCGACTTCGTTAACAACCAGTTCCGCTCTCTCTTTGGTGAAGAGTTCACACGATACGGGGGTAGAGGCGAAGAAGTGCCGAAAGAGGAGGAAGAAACAGAGGCTTTAAACTCGAGGTGTATTAAGGAAATAATTGAAAAGTGGTCGGCTTCTAAAGAGCTTTCGGAGGAGAAAAAAGCCTTCGTTGCCGTAGTTGCCGACAGGAGCTCAACATTGGTTTGCAAGCTTCCAAATTCCTTTCCCGCTGAAACTGCAGCGGTGAAAATAATCCGCTTCATGGAAGGCGTACTTCGAAGACCGGGTTTGGTAAAGTTTTTTCTTGGAGGAAGCAGAAGACATCAATCCAATCGGACACTTCAAAGAGCTCTGGAGGCGCTGATACGAAGCCCTTTTGCAGCAAACATTCTGATTCATCTTCCCGGCCTTGCCGAAAATCTTAAGGACACCTTTCAGGACTTTGAAGATTGGTCATCTGAGTGCAGTGCCGTAATGGAGTCAACTCCGGCTTTTGAGGAAAAAATCCAGTGGCTCCGGCGTTTTAAAAATGAACGCCTTCTCACGATTGTCCTGCAGGACATCCTGAAGAACCCGGGACCGGAAATAATCGGAACCGAGCTAACCCGTCTTGCCGAATACTTTGTAAATCAGACCTACAGGATTACCTGCGAACGGCTTGGAATTAATCCCGAAGCCTATCCGCTCTGCGTATGTGCACTGGGAAAGCTGGGCAGCAGAGAAATGGGGTACCATTCGGACCTTGACCTCATGTTCGTTTTCTCCGCCGAACTCGCCGATAACGGCAAAGGTCTTGAACAGATACCCGAAGAAACGGTAAAACTGGTGCAAAGATTTGTCAGGCTTCTCTCCATAAATCTTGAAGAAGGACCCGGTTATGAGGTGGATATGCGTCTGCGCCCCTCTGGAAATTACGGACCTCTTGTGGTTACCAGAAGAGCCTGGGATGAATACTATCAGGATCAGGCCGATCCCTGGGAATACGCTTCTCTTGTCAGGTTTCGACCGGTAGCTGGAAACGGTGAGCTTGCCCGCGTTCTTGTGGACAGGGTGACCGAAATCCTTTCGGTTCCAAGAGATCCGGAGAAGGTATGGAGACGGCTTTGCGATCTGCGCAAACGCATGGAAGAGGAACGCCTGGGTGAAACCGGGGACAGGGAGGGAATTCACATCAAGCTTGGTAGCGGCGGCCTCGCCGATATTGAGTTATGGTGTCAGGGAACGGTGGTCGTCTGGAATCGGCCTGGATGGACGCCCGGTACTACCACGGGAGAACTGCTGCCGGGGGTTTTGGATACCTGGAATGTAAATCCTCGGGAAGCGGAAAAGATCGCTGATGCCTTTAGAATTCTCAGGTGGCTGGAATTAAGGACTTCCCTGGTTCATCCGGAAGGACACACAGGCTGGTTAAAGCCCGACGATTGGGAAGCACTGGAAAGCTATGGGTTGCTTCCCTTAAAGGAAGCCGAATTATCGTATGGTGACGTAAAAAGGGCGATGTCACTCATACGGCTATGGTGGAATAGGGTTTGCGACACCAGAAGGCCTTTTTAATTTGAAGAAGGGGGATTGTAATGAATGTTGCCGTAATCGGTAGCGGAGGCATTGGAGGGCTTTACGGAGGAAAGCTCTATCAGGCAGGTGTTCACGTCACCATGGTCTGTCGATCCGACTACGAGGTCATACGAGACAGGGGAATTACCGTTGAAAGCATCTGGGGATCCTTTCACTACCGGCCTCATAAGGTTGTAAGATCTGTTTCAGAGTGCGATCCCATACCTGACTATCTCCTTGTCTGTACCAAGGCCGTCTCCGATGATACGGCGCTGAAATTGCTGGAAGGACTGCCGGAAAAGAGCGACGAGGTAGCGGTGGTGCTACTCCAGAACGGCATTTACATTGAAGAACCCGTCAAAAAATTCAGGCCGGACCTTACCGTCATAGGCGGAATAGCTTTTGTCTGTACCTTTCGCACTCAACCCGGTTACATCTGCCACACCGACTATGGAAGAATAGTGCTGGGAGACTATCCCCAGGGGGTATCGAAAAAAACACGACTTCTTGCCGATACTTTCAAAAAGGCCGGGGTGCCCTGTGAAGTTACTGAAGATATCATAAGGGCCAGATGGGGGAAATTGGTGTGGAATGCTGCCTTTAATCCTCTTTCGGTCCTGGCCGGCGGAAAAGACACGGGGGAGATTGTCTCAGACCCGTATCTACTGAACATTGCCAGATCGGTTATGGAAGAAGTGGTAAGGCTTGCCGATGCCGACGGTCATCCCCTGTCGCCTGCCGTGGTCGACGAAAACCTTGAGGCAACCAGGGCTATGAGCCCCTACAAAACGAGCATGCTTTTGGACTACGAAAAAGGACGGCCTATGGAGTGCGAAGCCATACTGGGAAAAGCCGTTAAGAAGGCCGAAGAACTCGGGGTGGAAACGCCGACGATAAGGACACTTTACAACCTTCTCATGTCCTTCAACAGGAAGCTGGGCGGAAAGAACCGTGATGTTTGAAGCCGTAGAGGTTGAAACTCTCGATTTTTATACGGGTCAGCAGGAGCCCAGAAGGTTTTATTGGAAAAACAGGTGGTGGACTATTGATGACGTCATAGATAGATGGTATGAGGGTTACGCCGACGAAACACGGGTGCCCATGCGGTATTTCAGGGTACGAACCTTAGAAGGCGGAGTTTTCATATTGCGGTATAATCAATTATTTGATCGGTGGGCCCTACTGGTTAAAGAACGGTTGTGAATGTTTCACGTGAAACATTTTTCCGGAGAGAAGCCCCAGGATGGCCGAACAAAAGGCATACGTCGTTGCCGTGGTCAATCAAAAGGGTGGGGTCGGTAAGACCACAACGGCTGTCAACCTTTCGGTCTGCGTCGCCGAAATGGGGCACAGTGTCATCTTGATAGACGGAGACCCCCAGGCCAATGCGTCAAGTGGGCTTGGTGTCAGGCTTTCCTCAGGCAGCCGATCTTTTCTTTCCTTTCTACAGGAAGACGGCGGCCTGCCTCCGCTGGTCCAGCCCATCGAAAAACTACCCTTCTGGTTACTGCCTTCCCACGCAAGCCTTGCATCCTTTGAGTGGTCAAAGCACGACAGTGTTTTTCTTCTCGCCAACCGTATGCCCCTTTTGAAAAGCCGGTGCAGCTACGTATTCATAGACTGTCCGCCTTCCCTGGGAATTCTCACCCTGAACGCCCTTGTTTCGGCAGATGCCGTTATCATACCCATACAGTGTGAATATTACGCCCTTGAAGGGCTTTCACTTTTGCTCGAAACCATTAGAAACGTGAGGTTGCGCTGGAACCCCACCCTCACCGTTGACGGCATAGTCTTCACCATGTTCGACAGGCGCAATCGCCTGGCCCATCAAGTTATCCGCGAAGTCAGGCGGCATTCCCCCTTTCATACCTATGACCCGCCGATACCGAGAAATGTGCGGCTTAGCGAAGCTCCGAGTCATGGCCTGCCCGTAATACTTTACGATCCCTCTTGCGCAGGATCCAGGGCATATCGTAAACTTGCTCAGGCTTTTGTGGAAAAACCCCGGAGCAAAAAATGACGAAAAAGAAAGGACTGGGAAGGTCTTTGAACGATTTAATGTCAACTCCAACGGAATGGATGTTCAGAGACGATCTGAAAATTTTCTTCTGCCCCCTTGATACGCTGGAGCCCAATCCATACCAGCCCAGAATTGCCGTTGAAGACGACGAATCGCTGGAAGAGCTGGCAGTATCCATAAAGGAAAAAGGCCTTCTGCAACCCCTCATAGTAACCCAAGGAAGCACTAAAGGCAGGTATGTCATAATTGCAGGGGAGCGCCGCTGGAGGGCTGCAAGGAAGGCTGGACTGTCAGAAGTTCCCGTTATCCTGAAGGAGGCTTCGTCGGTTGAGGCGGTTGAACTGGCACTTATTGAAAACATCCAGAGGAAGGACCTGACCTGCATCGAAGAAGCCCTTGCTTATAGAAGGCTTCAGGAAGAATTCGGACTGACTCAGGAAGATATCGCAAACCGTGTGGGCAAGAGCCGCTCGGCCGTTGCAAACACCATGAGGCTCCTGGCCCTGCCGGAGGATATCCAGAAAGACGTTCTTGAAGGACGGCTATCTATGGGTCACGCCAGAGCCCTTTTGAGCCTTCCAGACCGGGAGCTGATGCACAGGTTAAGGGATCAGATACTGGCTCAGGGGCTTACCGTCAGAGAAACAGAAAGACGGGCTCATTTGCTCTCCGAAAGATTCCATGATGGTTCCCAAGAAGGGGATAAAAACAGGTCTCTGGAAAACCGGGATTATTTCACTGCCAGAGAACAGTTGATCTCATCGATACTCCGAACAGAAGTAAAGATCCGCAGGTTCAAGAAAAAGTTACAGATAGTCATAGAAGCAGGAGACGAAGAAGAACTCGATCGAATTGTTTCTCAAATTGTTTCTCAAACCGAAAAGCAGGATACGGAGGGATAAGAGGTGATCCGTATAGCCGTCATTGATGGTCAGGGCGGAGGTATCGGCTCGGTTATCATAAAGAAGATCAAAGAGGTTTTCGGGGAGTCCGTAGAGGTATGGGCCCTGGGAACGAACGCAATTGCAACCTCTCAGATGCTCAAAGCCGGCGCAAATCGGGGAGCAACGGGCTCTTCGGCCATTTGTCACTGTGCAGACCGAGTGGACATTATAGTGGGGCCCATTTCCATAGTTATAGCCCATTCCATGATGGGCGAGGTCACGAGTGAGATTGCTTCGGCCATAGGAGCGTCCAGAGCCAGAAAGTTTCTAATCCCCCTTGCCCAAGAGCCGGTACACATAGTAGGCACCATCCGAGAGCCTTTGCCCCATCTGGTGGAAAGTCTGGTTTCTGAATATCTCAAAAACTACATAGAAGAGCAGAGGCCATGAAGCTTTTTCCCGGAGTACATCTGGTAATAGGGGGAGCACGAAGCGGCAAAAGCCTTCACGCAGAAAAGCTGGCCCTGACATTCCCCGCCCCCCGGGTGTATTTGGCAACGAGCCTTGCCCTGGATAGAGAAACGGCCGAGCGGATTGCGGCTCACAGAAAGCGCCGGGGAAGTGAATGGACCACGGTGGAAGAACCTTACAGGCTCGCCGACGCCTTAGAAAGGGCAAAAAGGCTCGGCAACGTCGTACTTGTAGATTGCGTAACCATGTGGCTCACAAATCTTTTACTGTCCGATTCCTTTGATGCACAAAGAGAAGTCGATTTTCTTTGTAATCTTCTGGCGAAGGAGCAGGAGATACCCATAATAGTGGTGTCCAACGAGGTCGGGCTCGGCATAGTTCCCGAAAACGAACTCGCCAGGAGTTTCCGGGATCTTTCGGGAATTACCAATCAGAAGTTAGCCGATCTCGCCAGCACGGTAACCTGGATGGTTGCGGGAATCCCGGTGGTAGTAAAAGATGGTCATCCTGAATGATGCGCTTCTCACCCTGTCATTTTTGACCCGTATTCCCTTACCTGCTCCGGCGGTTTCATCAGCACAGGCCAACCTTTCCCGTACCTTCCCCTACTTTCCCGGTGTGGGCATTTTACTGGGGGCTGTATGTGCCGGGGGTGCAGTCCTTCTCACGAGGTTATTTCCGCCCGAAATTTCGTCTTTTATAATCGTCGCCTTTCTTGCCTGGATTACCCGGGGTCTTCATCTGGACGGTCTGGCCGACTGGGCCGATGCCCTCGGTGGTGGATACACTCGAGAAAAACGCCTGGAAATTCTCAAGGACAGTCGCGTTGGCTCCTTCGGGGTAATGGCCCTGTTCTTTGTCATTATCGGAAAGACAACGGCATTATCCTTTTTGATCGACCGCGGCTGTCTTTTCCCAATTCTCTGCGCACCTCTGTTCAGCCGGTCTTCAATGGTGGCGGTCGCAATTGGAATGCAACCCGCACAGAGAAATACTCAACAGGGATTAGGAGACCTTTTCTTATCAGGTTTTACAAAAAAACATTTCATTCTCTCCCTGCTGTGGTGGATTCCTTTTCTGATCTACCGCCCTCGATTTATCGTCTTCACGGCTTTTCTGGTCTTCCTTGAGGTAATAATTTTAAGACGTAACTTTGCTAAAAATTTCGGGGGGCTAACGGGAGACCTCTTTGGAGCCACCTGCGAACTCGTTGAACTTACGGTTCTTATTGCTGCTACTTTGCGCGGAATGTCCTGACAAACGCTTCTGGCATCAGGAGTAACAATATGTTGACGGAAGACAGGGTAACAATTGACGAAAAGACGGCTCGTCTTTCCAAAATACTGAAGATATTCGGAAAAGCCGGTCAGAAGCCCGTATCGGGAGGGTACCTCGCAAGCCGCTTCGGCGTATCGCGCACGATGATATCCAAGTACATAGGAGAAATCGAAAGCCTGGGTTATAGGTTCGAAAAACGAACGGGGACGGGTTACAGGTTAATACATGAGCCGGACACTCTACACCCTGTTGCAATCCTTTCCCTGCTTGCCACAGAAAATATGGGGCGCTCCTACCATTACTGCTACGAAGTGGGATCCACAAACGATTTAGCCGTTTCTTTAGCGCTTGACGGAGCGCCGGAGGGTACCTGCGTTGTGGCCGAGGCTCAGACAAAGGGTCGCGGAAGACTCGGCCGTTCGTGGCTTTCCGTTCCCGGTAAAGGTATATACATGTCGGTTATATTGCGACCTGATATTCCTCCCCGGCAGGTTCCACAGCTAACTCTGCTTACCGGTATAGTGCTGGCCGCCACACTCAACGTTATGTACGACATAGACGCAAGGGTAAAGTGGCCCAATGATGTCGTCATAAAAGGGAAAAAAGTAGCAGGTATTCTGGCAGAAAGTCAGATTGAACCTCAAAGGGCAAGATTTGTGGTAATCGGCATAGGCATAAACGTTCATCACGGGCAAGAGGATTTTTCCGGTGGCACTTTCAGGTATCCCCCCACTTCGGTAACCCTTGAAGCACCGAAAGACCGAAAAATCACGAGACAGCACATTGTTTCTAATTTCCTGAACAATTTCGAAAAAGCCTATAAAAATTACTTGTCAGAAGGGTGGGAAATATGGAGCGAAAAGCTGAAAGCAATGTCCATGCTACTGGGATGCCAGGTTGTTATTGACACTGGAGAAGAAAAAATTGCGGGGTTTGCCTGCGATTTCTCACCCG
This Thermodesulforhabdus norvegica DNA region includes the following protein-coding sequences:
- a CDS encoding biotin--[acetyl-CoA-carboxylase] ligase; protein product: MLTEDRVTIDEKTARLSKILKIFGKAGQKPVSGGYLASRFGVSRTMISKYIGEIESLGYRFEKRTGTGYRLIHEPDTLHPVAILSLLATENMGRSYHYCYEVGSTNDLAVSLALDGAPEGTCVVAEAQTKGRGRLGRSWLSVPGKGIYMSVILRPDIPPRQVPQLTLLTGIVLAATLNVMYDIDARVKWPNDVVIKGKKVAGILAESQIEPQRARFVVIGIGINVHHGQEDFSGGTFRYPPTSVTLEAPKDRKITRQHIVSNFLNNFEKAYKNYLSEGWEIWSEKLKAMSMLLGCQVVIDTGEEKIAGFACDFSPEGSLVIQLPDGEKRKVLAGDVVHVYPDERTLFTP